A single Halogeometricum sp. S3BR5-2 DNA region contains:
- a CDS encoding M48 family metalloprotease, giving the protein MRHLGLKARMAVVGSVLFAFYAVAAVVVMGVFGWPLWLVLLGSIGFVGVQYKLGKWMALRSVGAEELPEDRYSDIHRRVESLADDMGIEKPRLMIARMGVPNAFAIGRKGAGTVVVSEELLQRLEPDEVEGVLAHELAHIRNRDVVMMVLGQGVASIVAIVAQWAVLLSGDNDLADFFLAIVVGQITQMLVMLFVFAISRYREYVADSDAASEIGSGEPLATALEKISRGTERARESEVDAQVNALCIFGEERGLARLFATHPPVEKRIERLRR; this is encoded by the coding sequence ATGCGCCACCTCGGTTTGAAAGCTCGGATGGCCGTCGTCGGTTCCGTCCTGTTCGCCTTCTACGCCGTCGCCGCGGTCGTGGTGATGGGCGTGTTCGGCTGGCCGCTCTGGCTTGTTCTCCTCGGGAGTATTGGCTTTGTCGGCGTCCAGTATAAACTCGGCAAATGGATGGCGCTCCGGAGTGTCGGTGCTGAGGAGCTCCCTGAAGACCGCTATTCGGATATTCATCGACGAGTCGAATCGCTTGCCGATGATATGGGCATCGAGAAACCTCGGCTCATGATCGCCCGGATGGGTGTGCCGAACGCCTTCGCCATCGGTCGGAAGGGAGCCGGGACGGTCGTCGTCTCCGAAGAACTACTGCAACGCCTCGAACCGGATGAGGTTGAGGGCGTCCTCGCACACGAACTCGCCCACATCCGAAACCGCGACGTCGTGATGATGGTGCTCGGCCAAGGTGTCGCCTCTATCGTCGCGATCGTTGCTCAGTGGGCCGTCCTCCTGTCGGGAGACAACGACCTCGCGGACTTCTTCCTTGCAATCGTTGTTGGGCAGATCACGCAGATGCTCGTGATGCTGTTCGTGTTCGCCATCTCGAGGTACCGCGAGTACGTCGCCGACAGCGACGCCGCATCAGAAATTGGGAGCGGCGAACCGCTTGCGACGGCACTTGAAAAGATCAGCCGGGGCACCGAACGGGCGCGTGAGTCGGAGGTTGATGCTCAGGTGAACGCCTTGTGTATCTTCGGCGAGGAACGCGGCCTCGCCCGCCTGTTCGCGACGCATCCACCAGTCGAAAAACGCATCGAGCGCCTTCGCAGGTAG